Part of the Anopheles coluzzii chromosome 3, AcolN3, whole genome shotgun sequence genome is shown below.
gtaggATATTAACGTTTTATCTGCAATGAACAGACTTGAGTGCCGTAATTGGATGCATTGAGTAGTGAAATGTGATATACACAAAGGTATTTGGAATTTTAAACATGAGTGGATAAATACCAGCCAAGTGTACACAAATTACTCAAAAATAATTGATggtgtttattgattttcagCTACCAATTTCGACGTTACAAGATTTCGGTGAAATAGAGCCTCAAGAAGGATTCAGAATAAACTATTCAACTGAATCCTCGCGTAACTAATGCTGGCGAAAAGAGTCACCAACCACTCAAACACTCCTTTCCCTAAAacaaaagtaaagtaaaaacaaaaacacagcagCGGTTCAACAATCTAATCcctttcttctttctattTCACAGCATGGAAACCGAAACACCCGGCAGGAGCATTGAGAAACGCTTTCAGTGCGACATCTGCAACCGGTTCTACGCAACACCGATCACACTGAAAGTGCACCGATCGCAGCATACGGCCGACAAGAAGGAGCTGTGCGATTTCTGTGGCGCCAGCTTCAAGACCCGGGGCCAATTGAAAATACACAGCCGCGTGCATACCGGCGAAAAGCCGTACAAATGTGATGTAAGTAGCATTTAAGTCTATCGATAGTCAATTACTCTCTAACACCCTGTTTCTGTTCGGTTGTTTAGAAATGTGGCAAAACATTCGCATACCGGGAGAGCCTGATCACGCATTCGACGACCCACACGAACGACAAACCGTTTGTGTGCGTGGTCTGTAATGCAAAATTTTCCTGCATCGGCAATCTGCTGAAGCATCGGAAGGTGCGGCCGGATAAGTGTGGCGCCGAGAGTGTGCCGATTAAGCGGATTGGACCACGGTTGACTAAAAAAAGTAAGCAGGATTCACATTGCTAGTGATTGTTTGCAGTATAATTAGTATATTCTTCTCTTTAAGCCCTTCCGAATCTAACTGATAGGGATTCTAAACAAAGGAAGAGTAAAAAAGGATCAGCTTTACCTGAAACAACAGACCAAGAAGGGACAGAGAGATTGGAAAACTCCGAATTGGATGAGGAGCAGATGGAGGAAGCAAAATCACCCTCGGAAAGTATCGTCAATACAGTTCAGAAATGTATTCGATTGAGCGTCGAAGCACTTGAACCGTCTTTGATGGTTCAGGAGACTTTTCACACAGCCGAGTCGTCAGTGGAAAGTGGTGTGGATGCCTTTTCCTATGAGGAAACTGACCTAAACGATGCAGATGAACCGACTGAGGTAGGCTATTGTATCATTTTACACCATTGCATGTATGTAGTAACATTTTTGTCTAATATGTTGTTAGCCAATGGCTGTGAATGACCCCAAAGAGGACGGATATGACGAAGAAAGCGAACAGTTGATGGAAGTAGTTACAACTGGTGAGGGAGATCGCACATCGGTTTACCTCATTAGCTATCAAGATGGGTCGGATGAACTTGATTCTCTAGCTAATGCTGTCGAATTTGATGATTATGAAAGCGATAAACTAGAAAATTCGATTGAGATGATGTCCGCTAAAGAAGAGGATGATGATAATTGGCAAGTAGAATCTGATCAGTCGTCCTATGAAGCTTCAGAATCGCCAAAAACAAGCACCAAACGCCACACAAGCCAATCTTCCACGAAAAAAGTCAATGTAAAACTGGAACCACCTGACGAAGAGACGATAAAGCGTAATAAGGAGTTGTTGGATGAACAAATGAGGTACGTTCTACCTTCACACATTTCCTATTATCTACCAGAATGTGGTATTCATTCTTCTTTTGTTACCATTTCAGGCAATTGCATGAGTTATCGAACTCGATTGATGGACGCTACCGGTGCAAACTGTGTCCACAGCAGTACAACACGCTCTACACGATGGCACGCCACTTGGAGCGTGCTCACGAGGTGCAGCAACATCTTGCCCGAGAAAAGCTGCAGTACGCGCGAAATACCACACTAAAAGAGTGCAAATATCGCTGCAAGTACTGCGACCAGCCGTACGTAAATGCAGCCTGCCTGACCAAACACCTGCCAAAGCACGGCCAGGATGGACGGTTAATACAC
Proteins encoded:
- the LOC120960092 gene encoding zinc finger protein 431 — translated: METETPGRSIEKRFQCDICNRFYATPITLKVHRSQHTADKKELCDFCGASFKTRGQLKIHSRVHTGEKPYKCDKCGKTFAYRESLITHSTTHTNDKPFVCVVCNAKFSCIGNLLKHRKVRPDKCGAESVPIKRIGPRLTKKTLPNLTDRDSKQRKSKKGSALPETTDQEGTERLENSELDEEQMEEAKSPSESIVNTVQKCIRLSVEALEPSLMVQETFHTAESSVESGVDAFSYEETDLNDADEPTEPMAVNDPKEDGYDEESEQLMEVVTTGEGDRTSVYLISYQDGSDELDSLANAVEFDDYESDKLENSIEMMSAKEEDDDNWQVESDQSSYEASESPKTSTKRHTSQSSTKKVNVKLEPPDEETIKRNKELLDEQMRQLHELSNSIDGRYRCKLCPQQYNTLYTMARHLERAHEVQQHLAREKLQYARNTTLKECKYRCKYCDQPYVNAACLTKHLPKHGQDGRLIHKCPCCDRYFATETEQTKHTLEQHRERVECTLCQKLFTKPDCLQRHVRYAHKTKRRSKYICSKCGKSFPSVTSLSDHERANCGTEPIYQCARCEKHYASYSSLKMHQTVHDNVLPYVCGCCGKAFRTKGQLKVHERAHTGERPFECEICSRSFPYRESLMTHRTIHTGVTRHECKECLRKFSCYGNLKKHRQIHHGVGDKVQKRQEEGKSSEEQDGMA